Within Populus trichocarpa isolate Nisqually-1 chromosome 6, P.trichocarpa_v4.1, whole genome shotgun sequence, the genomic segment ccATATCTAGTACTATCTGTAAGTGTTGGTAATTATCACTTCATCATCGTAAAATTTTTCGGTTTAGGTACAACCACCTCAATATGGTAGTATTATATGTGTGGTTAATATTACTTGTGAAGGTGTTTTCTGtgaaagaatttattaaatttaatagattaaattGTTATAtgtaattctaaaatataatttatattattttttaatatattattttaagtaaaaattctttgagtttcaaatttgtacacacttttttattttgtgtttaattgttatcaaataaataaggatagtgatatttaaattcataactgcttggttatcaaggttttcatatcatatcaaagaattaatttaatttaataatttaaattattaggtaaagtctcaaaatatcatttatattattttttaatatttttaaatttatcgtGAATATTATAGATTatgatatttcttaatttattggTAGAAATGTGAATGAAAAagagagtaaattataaattggtGTTTTAAGTTTTGCAAAATGAATTAACTAGTTTCTTTGGTTTACTTATCATTTTCTCATAAATCTTCCCTTGCtattcacttctttttttttatttctaaaagttgaaaaagaaaataaaatggatgaaggagactaactaattagtttttgtaagtaaaatatatattatttattttattttataaaattaaagtaacTAATTTATCATTCACTCATGAAAGAATCCGTATATGGGGTTgtatttctctctttcttgtttctttttttagggCTTGCATGATGATAATGTAAAAAGATTTGCAAATGTTAattaatgtgaaaaaataatgaattaacaGTGATAGCATTTGGAAATTcactagaaaaaagaaaaaaaaatgttaattatattctgttaatttgttgttgttccattcttttttccaatttcgACAGCCTGTTCAatgcaatatatattattatatagaaGATGATAGTCTGGAGAGGCGCACTctcttttaaacaatttttgcagttaccaattaaaaaaaaaagaaataattaaggcCAAAAGTCAAAACTTGTTTATTCCACCGAGTAATTACATTTTTAATCCATATCATATATAATTGATATTTAAGCCAATTTGATATGATCATGCTAACGATAGttatatattatcaattaagttgagtatttttttattttttttcttgtattaatttggttagtttatgaagataaaaaaacaaatacagaagagacaaaaatatatttaattgaaaagaaaataaaaaaaaacaaaataaatatatctcaaaatagtgttagattgaatttttatacttACAAAATAAATGCATCTTTTCTATTCCAAAATAATTACCAAACACTACCTGGACTCTAGCATCATGCACTATTTTCCTCAAcatgcatttatatatatatatatatatatatatatatagactagACATTTGTGGTTGTATATTGACCTGGGATTTACTTAATAtccaatattcttttaaatatgatttatgtaaaaaaaaaatacgagagACTATCAATTTCAATAGTGAGGTAAGCCATTTGGAGGCCTATAAAAGGGTTCATTTTTGTATCCATCTAGCAGGGATATATACCAGTTCAAATTACATACAGTGCTAGCTAGCAATTCATTCCTTGTGCCACCATGAAGGTACGTATCACAAACCACAAGCAAACTTCAGCTGTAATATTTATACATTCCTTGTGCTAGCAATACTTGCAGCTTTTGATCTCTTAATAATATTGCCACCTCAaccatatgttttttatatattacatCTTTTGCAGAAAACAGTGTTGAAGGTTAATATCAACTGCATGAGGTGCAAGAAGGAGTTGATGAAAACGGTTGGCAAAATCGAAGGTCTTaatttataacatatatattgATCAAAAgccatatatatacatgcatgcatgtcgCTAGCTATAAGAGAAACCGCCCGTTTTGTGACCGCATATGCGAGCGTCTTCTTCATGGATTCTGCAACCGCGCATATGCTGTCGCAAATcgtgtctgtgtgtgtgtgtgtgttattgcAATGCTAACAATTTTctataaaagatatattttgcCGAGGGATTTTCTAAAGGCATTGATCCATCCGCATGTATGAAAAGTGTTAGTAAACACTAATGTTAATTACAGGTTTATTTTGGAATTTGATTGCAGGAATTGACCAGATTGCCATAAATAGTGAGAAGGGAACACTGATAGTGGTTGGAATCGTAGACCCCGTGGTGCTGGCTAATAAACTCAGAAAAGCTGGAAAGGTGGCAGAGTTCATTAGCGTTGGCCCGTATAAGAAAGAAGACTTTGAAACTGAAAAACTAAAACTTCCTCATAATTTCCCCAGATGCTGTAAGCAGTGTGAGGTAGTTGCCATAGGGTTCCCATCCTATTATCAGGGTCATCATGACCCTTGCTCCATTCTCTGAGGATATTCAACACCTTATGTTGCTGTTACTTTGCAAGTGCCTTGCTAGCAATTTAATGATGGAATATTTGGtgtattttcatgaaataattatgcgattattcttttcttttttcctttttcattcgGCATTCTTGTATTCAAACTAGATGCATGGTGGGAATTTTCATAATTGCACAAATTAATACTGCCTTCGCTGTGAAAATATTTCAATGCAATATTGTTAGTTCTAGCTAGGATGTTTTCATCTGCTTATAACatgatatgtttttataatactttgaCCAATAAAAGATGCACATGTGTCTAATTAAGTGAATCTCTGGATAAATTAAAACCCTATCATGTTCAACAATTCAGCCTGTGAACCGAATAGTTAGCACACTGAACACCATCTTTATGTTGGCTTAAGGCCTAAAATGCTCGGCACCCTTTACATTAAGTGGGACAAATTTGAGCTTAGTGAAATGTTTATCTCAGTTCAAGATTTCTGATCAATCAggggatacaaaaaaaaaccttgaaaaccgattaaatcaagaaaaccaaaaaaacttatttaaaaaacaattaaattaatcaattgaaaaaccaaaaaataattttaatttgatttagtaATTCAGTTTCAATTTTAGAAGTTTAAAACCAAATGAATTGTATCCAACaaaaccagttcaatattaagcAAAGCAGTTTCCAAAGAGAAACCAGTTTCCCAAGAATGAATCCCATTTTCTGTACGTATTCTGAACTggcaaacaataatattttccttttcgtTGGAAAATTTTCAATAAGCAAAGCATGCCCTAGCTATGATTTCTCCATACTCGATCCATTTTATCTTCCAAATTCCTCGGCATGAGTCGACTGATAACTTGTATGCGCTGCCTGCGCCAGCTTGTGCTGTCTTAAATGAGCTATATATGCCCTCGATCTTGCATGTAATTAATAGCAAGGTTAGGTGAAGTACTAGAATGTATccttaattaaatgataattagtGATGAGGTGTcatcttataattaaatatatattgatcaggatcaacaataaataagaagcttttcttttcctctgttTCCATGTTGCCTGTGTTTCCAGCTCTCTTGCTGTCTTGAGCTTGCAAAAAATGACTTTCCTAGCTTAATggtaaaataaatgttatttatattttattaatttgtttcacccaattcaaataattaatggaATTTAGAATCAATTACAAGATTTATAGAATATATAtcagaatatatataatatctttCAAAAAGTCAAGAGCACCTCATATATCTTCACAAGTCATGAATTTATAAGTGAGGGCAAATCCCTAGCTAGGAAGCTACATGATCCTTGATCAAATGTTGAAAGGGTCTATATGGACCGCTGCTACCGATGTTATcctttctaattaataaataaataaataaactgttAATTATGTCACATGTATATTTATTGACTTGGAGCAGTTCAatgttcttctctttttttcttaaatgaagGTGACGCAGCTAGAAACTGCAGATATCAATAATCAAACAACTTTTTAATTATAAGCGAAAAGAATTATGGATTTCAACTTTAAATTtacaagtttgttttttaaaaaataataataacgtTGTATGTTTTCTTATGAAGTTTATAAAAGtcttaagaaattttattttaactagaaaacaaaaataaaaattcaaaattacaaaaaaaaaacataaaatctaaaaataataaaagaaatcacaaaaactattaAGACCGGAAACTCAacaagattttttatatctaaaaatccGACAGTCCGTATAGCCTCAAAAAATCCTGTAAAATTCCAAtccaaacatgatttaacagtcgaattaaaaattataatttttttaaattgttattataGGTTGACACAGCTAGATGTTTTCTTTAGCTTCGACCAATCTTATTTGttcataaatgaatttattaaattatgtatATAATTTAACTAGAACAAATTATCTTCTAGTTGTAACATATCTACACTTAAGAAGAGGGAAAGGGCAAGGGAATTATAGTCGCGGCGACTAGGGATTTTCTGGTCCTCTTCTGTACACTGGCCAGCTGGGATTTAATGTCCATTCTTTTTAAGCCGACAGGAGGGAAGCCCGAAGTCAAgtgttgttatatatataaggcataatttatttgtgtttatatatatatatatatatatatatatatatatataaattatgccttatatataaatatataaattatataaaactgTCAGCAAGCTTGAATGTGACTTACCATGATCATAACAAATAAACTAGAAGGAAGGGTGTGTTTAATGccatgatcatgatcatgatcattGATTAGGGTACTTTGCACTGTAAATGAGCATCCCGATTTTCTTCTTGGGCTTCCTTTACCTTCTCTTTGTTACAGTGCATTTTAATGGGCCGATGTTATAGGCCGTTTTTCCAATTGGAACCTGATTGGACCAATAACCGTACAAGCCCACATCGGTTATATTCAGCCCACTCCGAGCTTCGGCATTCCATATGGCTATTGGACCAATAACCGTACAAGCCCACATTGGTTATATTCAGCCCACTCCGAGTGATGGCATTCCATATGGCTATTGGACCAATAACCGTACAAGCCCACATCGGTTATATTCAGCCCACTCCGAGTGTCGGCATTCCATATCGCTATTGGACCAAAATTCAGTAAAAACCCATTTACCAGGATCTCAGTTTACGTCATCttgctttaatttaatttagaatgtTGTTCATCACAAAAAGGGTGCTCTGTCATTTTCCCTTCGCCAAGATTTGGTCTCCTTTACATTGTCGAAGCTGATAAAAGGtgtaataattcaatttttatctcttttttcaaaaaaaaaatgaaaaaaaataatttttttatattttcacgatatttttatctttccaatatcttttttaaaaattaaaattcaaaaatatactttaactattaatatatttatttcaaaaaatttaattaattttctcattaatttaatgttgatgttttcttattaaaaaaaacaaataaaaaaatagacccaaaggcataaaaacaaattaggaaccaaaataaatttagattgccTGGGAGTTAACAACATCTCCATGGCTCAAACtgaacaaagaaagaagaagggaacCGTGAGAGGAGATTGATAGTtctaaagaagagaaagagatggAAGGAATTAAAACTGCAGAGAAGAGACTGCAAGAATGCAGCAGACAAGGGATGATTCACTACTTTCTTTGATTACCatctttataattaaatagctaaaaaagaaattaaaatgctAATTAATAGCCAAGATTCATGCTATGATCTGCTGTAAGTTCTTAACAGGCACGATTTTATTTACTGGAAACGTAGAATCTGAAGctaataagataataatatcACGTGGATTCATAGCATTCATGAAACAATCTGTTTAACACTTCTCCTTGCTCAAAGAACTGTAAATTCCAATTCTCTCTCTTAAAAGCTCAAACTTGCTTACTGGTGTTCATGTTTGCGGCAAACTAATGTTACTTCTCCTTGAGTAAAGCTTGATGTTAAAATGCCTAGTCTTCCCATGGAATACTGAATTGTGAGAGATTGTGATTGATGCCTGATTGTCAACAAGAATTTTTGTATTGTCCTTCTGCTCCATATGTagatcacacaaaaaaaaattcaattataagatTTGGTTTATAGTATTGTTGCTGCAATAATTTCACCTCTGCAATAGATTGCACTACATTCTCctgtttttttagcataatgAAAAAGCTCGTGAACCTAAGCTGAAATAGTATTCAGAAGTGCTTTTCATGTTAAATATTagagaattttatatttttttcagtaacTTCCTCTCTCCTCTCAAATTCCAATAacgaaaatgtaaaaaataattgaagttttAGCACTAAAATGCAAAACCCTTATACAAggattaaactttaaaaatttaaaaatttagggaCCAAACTGTATGATAACATATGCTGCCTATAGGGACATTTAAATAaaggacataaaaaaacaacccatgTCTACTTGAATTAACTTGCAAAATTCATGACTAGGTCATGAAACTgtgataatttcatagaaaaaaaatcaaaataaatgacaaaactTAGTtcataatcaactaaatatGAAAGATGTTGAAtgacaaaactgaaaaaaatcaattaaaaaaaatagataataaaaacCTCGAGTCAACCGAGTTAACCTGACAAGCTCGTGAAATGAGTTATAAGACTaagataatcatataaaaaaaacaaatcacaacaaattataaagtctagtATTCAATAAACTaagtattaaaagataaaattatagaaaacaaatatagattaaaaaataaaaggaaaaaaaacaatattcattaaagaaaaaaaaataaatgaaattggaacatttttgttgagatttggTTGAAAAATCTAGAATAGACTGAGATtcagaatgaaataaaatttatttcaagacAAACTAGTAATTTCAAATACCATCttgattttaaaagcattttaatcttttttgaattatgaaataaattaaaaaaatagattcacTTATTTAATATACAATAATATATCTACaatctcactctctctctcgttTCTTATTGTAATACATCTACATCCATTAATGTAAtgaattcaaattttgaaaagttgTTCTTGAAAGAAGGGGAGGAGGAGAGACTGCCTTGCATGTGAGGACGAAAAGAGATAAAGCAAAGACCAAAACGACTGCTCCTTATCAAGTAGTAGACTAGTACGTAAGACTGCACAGTCCAAACGCTCCCTCGACCCAAAATTCGAAATACACAGTGCTAAGCGCGAAATTTGAagacctctctttctctctcccccaaactccaaagaaaataaatacttaaTTAATACTAACATAATCACTTCCTGTCTCTCCATCAATCAATCTCTGTAAAAACTCTCagagagaggaaaaacaaaGGGGGGGCGTTGATTCTTATAGACATTTACTTGAGAGATTtgctcctcctccttcttcttcacctttttttttatgggtactagtaatttattattattttcaaatttctctctatttttcttttggctttGATTTGAATGAAACGCTCTGCTCTCTTTCTGTACTTTTCAACTTCCAAGAAAAGGTTAGGGTTTCAAACATTTTTCTGAGTagaagtttttgaatttttttttttctgtcataaAGTTCAAgcttcaattttaaatttcttgctTATAGATAGATCGATAGATAATGAGCGATAGATTTTactactttctttttattaaaaaaaacagctgaCAATGTGACCTGAGGAGGAGAGGAGGGCGTGGATTTTGTATAGTTAGGGATTTAGGAGGATTTCAAGATGAAGGAGGCACATTCCCAATTGAAAACTAGAGGGTCCTCTAGGGTTAATGCACAGCAAGTGGTTTTTGAGCTTAAGCAAAAGGTGGTTGTTGCATTGAAAAAGCTTGCTGATCGAGATACTTGTCAAATTGGTGTTGATGAGCTTGAGAAAATGGCTGAGTGTTTAACCCCAGATGGGGTTTCGCCGTTCCTTTCGTGTATTTTGGATACGGATAAGGAGCAGAAGAGTGCGGTTAGGAAGGAGTGTGTTAGGTTGATAGGTACATTGGTGAATTTTCATGAGGGTTTAATGGGACCCCATTTGAGTAAGATGGTTGCTAGTGTTGTTAAGAGGCTTAAGGATCCGGATTCGGTTGTTAGGGATGCTTGTGTTGAGACGATGGGTATTTTGGCTGCTAAGTTGAGTAACCATGGGGATGAGAGTGATGGGGTCTTTGTTATGTTGGTCAAGCCGCTTTTTGAAGCTTTGGGTGAGCAGAATAAGCAGGTGCAGTCGGGTTCTGCGTTGTGCTTGGCAAGGGTCATTGATAATTCTCATGATCCTCCAGTTTCTATTCTGCAGCGGATGTTGGCTCGGACAATAAAGTTGCTCAAGAATCCACATTTCATGGCAAAACCAGCAGCAATTGAGTTGAACAGAAGCATCATTCTGGttgttttctcaaatatttgTCAATGATTACAAATAATCAGTTGTGTGCACTATTATGCTAGTTACATGTACTCATACTTTGCAAAATGGTATTTTTCTATTCTCTATTTCAGGCGGGAGGTGCTCCATCACAAAATATTCTATCCGCCGCAATGACTAGCATCCAAGAAGCTCTCAAAAACAGTGATTGGACAACACGCAAAGCAGCTTCTGCAGCATTGGGAGAAATTGCTTCAAGTGGTGGATCCTGCTTGGGACCTTTTAGGGCTTCCTGCATCCGATATCTTGAATCATGCCGATTTGACAAGGTTGATatcaattaagattttatttgaagaattcACATCTGTTGAATTATGTGCGTTACTCAAATGCCTTTTGTGTTTCTTATAGGTGAAACCAGTTAGGGACGCAGTACAGCATGCCCTTCAGTACTGGAAAAGTCTTCCAGGGTCTGATACCCCTGAACCTTCTGAAACTGGTTCTTCTATAAAAGGTTTTGTGCCCATGCTCATTAACTTAAAAGCGTTAATAGAGTCTTGTGTTAAAATggatgttttgaaatttatgcAAGGTTAAGTTTGTTTATAAACTGTTCTATTGTGTTTGCCTTTGCAAATCTAAATGCATTGTCATATGTTTTTCATGATGCACTAATGTTTTAGCAGTAGACTTGAGGTCCATTTGCCAGATATGCAAGTCTATCTAGAAAGAAATCAGAGATGAGAGAAGTATCAAGGACACATCAGGATACTAGAAAACTGCTGTTTAGACTTAAAATAGCTGCGGAATTAATTTTGCCATATGAAGTGAAAAATAACTCTATTTAAAAGCTGTGGCATTTATGCTGTCCGGAAGTTTCCGTTGAACTAATCAGTGCTTTATTATTCAAAGCTATGTAATATGATGAGatcataattaataaagacTGCTCTGCGCTACAGCAAACCATTCTAAACTGTGGATTCACCAATTTGCTCAATTTGCATGGTGGGTGACCTAAAGCAAAATATTATTCCTCTGTCCTTTTGAATAATCCATGATTAACTATTGCTCTCAGTATCGTATGCAAGAAAATCACAACTCATACGTTTAAACGTTTGCAAAGCCTGTTATAGATGGTGCTGTCTCTACTATATATTCGCTTCTATAAAATCCATTACTCTGAATATGCAACACATCACCATGGGTATGTGTTCCTGGTTTCACATGGTTGGGAAGATTTGCTTGTATTTGACCGGAGTAACTGTTTTGAAGCCTGTAGAAATTTGCTTTGTAAAATTCTTGAGAGCATTTGGTATAAAGAGCTAGGGAGAGTATCATTCTATACTGATTATTATTCTTCACTGTGAGCTGTGGTGGAGTCTTTTACCTAATTTGTTAAAGAACAATCCAGTAGTTTCTTGAAAATCCCATGTGATGTGGTTGTATATGCTTACAATTGTCCCTTAGATGCTTCCTCCAGCATGTCGTTCTGCTCTTGCTTGAATTCTTTCGGTGATTTTATCTTCCACTTTATACAGAAAACTTCTATGGAGGTGCCTACAGTGATGTCACGAGTGCAAGTGATGTTGTGCGGAAGGAGGCCACACTAAAAAATGTAGTTTCAGACTCGACTAAAAGAAGGGCTCCTTTATCAGCTACAAAAGCATGTCAAAATTATGTGGACTCTCATCATCCCAAAACAGATAATTGGCATATTGAAATTTCTGTCCCAAAAAAGCATAACATTTCTTTGGCAGATCTTCAAAATGAGGAATCAGAGGGTAGTTCCATTACCAAAACATTAGAAAGGATGAGTGCTGATGTAATGAGTCCTCCAGATATTGGATGTGAATATGTGCCCATGGATGACAAGCAAGACTCTTCATCTGTGTCTAACCTAGTTACTAACAACTTTGAGACCAAGTTTGTCACAGTTTCTCACGGCTTGCTTGAGGAGGGCAGTTCATTCAAGCCGAGGGGTCGGAATCAGCAGTTTTCATCTGAAGGGATAAACAGTGAGGCGCAAATATACTCTGCACAGATGCGAGATCGTAGAAGTATCGACTCTGCAGTTACAGAGAACAGTTTCCAAACATTGCATGGATGTTGTTCACAGGTAGCCAGTGAAATGGCTTGCATACGGAAACAACTTTTGGAGATGGAAAACAAGCAGTCGAATTTAATGGAACTACTACAggtaaataaaattagaatttcttGATATCTTTACTGGTATAGAGTTTTATATCTACTTTAGAACCATGAAACATAATGTGTCCAGTATGCATGTTCTTGCTAACCATAATTCTACCACTACTGGCCTCTTGCTACAAGCTTCACAGTCTCTCATTATCTCAAGGCATGTATGTAGCTGTAGATGTTGTCAATATTGAGTGTTTGTTATGATTGCCTACTTTTTTGTGTTTCTCTTTGCTTCCCCATTTTCTGATGTTTTCTATTGAGGGATTGCTAAAATATTTTCTGTCTAATCAAGAAAGGGTTTAAATATTTGCCTACTGTGAAGTCTATTCgctatttttaatcattcaattaaatttacAGGTGTTTTCAACAGGCGTAATGGATAACTTGTCTATATTACAGTCTAAAGTGTCTGGTTTAGAACATGAAGTAGATAGAATAGGTCAAGTTCTTGTGCAAGATGGGAGACGTTCTGATTCAGCTATCTCTAGACTTATGAAGCAGAATCAAACTGTTTCTTCTCCCAGACCTTCAACGTACACTCCTCGGCCATCTGTAGATATTCGCAATAGACAATCTTCACTGCTTTCTGCAAAGAATTCTGATATATGGGAGGGAAAAAATTTCAGCAGGAGCAGACCAATCAACCCTGCTAAAAATGGCACAGAGATGTGGGCTAATCCTACTGTAAAGACTAGTAGGAATGCTATAGGAAAGGACATGCAAAAA encodes:
- the LOC7487230 gene encoding TORTIFOLIA1-like protein 2, producing the protein MKEAHSQLKTRGSSRVNAQQVVFELKQKVVVALKKLADRDTCQIGVDELEKMAECLTPDGVSPFLSCILDTDKEQKSAVRKECVRLIGTLVNFHEGLMGPHLSKMVASVVKRLKDPDSVVRDACVETMGILAAKLSNHGDESDGVFVMLVKPLFEALGEQNKQVQSGSALCLARVIDNSHDPPVSILQRMLARTIKLLKNPHFMAKPAAIELNRSIILAGGAPSQNILSAAMTSIQEALKNSDWTTRKAASAALGEIASSGGSCLGPFRASCIRYLESCRFDKVKPVRDAVQHALQYWKSLPGSDTPEPSETGSSIKENFYGGAYSDVTSASDVVRKEATLKNVVSDSTKRRAPLSATKACQNYVDSHHPKTDNWHIEISVPKKHNISLADLQNEESEGSSITKTLERMSADVMSPPDIGCEYVPMDDKQDSSSVSNLVTNNFETKFVTVSHGLLEEGSSFKPRGRNQQFSSEGINSEAQIYSAQMRDRRSIDSAVTENSFQTLHGCCSQVASEMACIRKQLLEMENKQSNLMELLQVFSTGVMDNLSILQSKVSGLEHEVDRIGQVLVQDGRRSDSAISRLMKQNQTVSSPRPSTYTPRPSVDIRNRQSSLLSAKNSDIWEGKNFSRSRPINPAKNGTEMWANPTVKTSRNAIGKDMQKRSGQGAQNMGQARKVDSVFAPLSSANSRQSGPESKNCVWQCVKDFLCEGDLESAYEEALCSIDELVLIELIDRTGPVLESLSSKTAGDVLSILASYFLEQRFTNSIIPWLQQVVDLSTINGPDYIILSAKTKREFFCAIQEAVSMEFSNPAERRSISQLAMKLRQLWGKSS
- the LOC7487229 gene encoding heavy metal-associated isoprenylated plant protein 2, with the translated sequence MKKTVLKVNINCMRCKKELMKTVGKIEGIDQIAINSEKGTLIVVGIVDPVVLANKLRKAGKVAEFISVGPYKKEDFETEKLKLPHNFPRCCKQCEVVAIGFPSYYQGHHDPCSIL